A single Venturia canescens isolate UGA chromosome 1, ASM1945775v1, whole genome shotgun sequence DNA region contains:
- the LOC122413756 gene encoding uncharacterized protein yields MEESETDLEVDVGAFTLEDTYDNLKDVKAELQYEIDELTARTSNNLFGSLLDSIKRDEINHRQHTYTRGLLDNLHLQEPRLLPHPKTIDLQNNIVQDFMESLMDTQKILMSIQTNVEKSKMNIAYLENNKTGLEKMASACQNAIENVDIHPTYKKEIEITKRIFNEVKTDLFTLVNTIFPDNSGFSIVLADITKAYTQGGDDVYINVEPENLVFAKFLVEADIAVYHRNDRSKIKMTELL; encoded by the exons ATGGAAGAAAGTGAGACTGACCTAGAAGTTGACGTGGGTGCATTTACATTGGAAGATACTTACGACAATTTAAAAGATGTGAAAGCTGAGCTACAATACGAAATTGACGAATTGACTGCTCGCACATCCAACAACTTATTTGGAAGTCTGTTGGATAGCATTAAACGAGATGAAATAAATCATCGACAGCATACATACACAAGGGGACTCTTGGATAACCTGCACCTTCAAGAACCGAGACTTCTACCACATCCAAAAACCATAGATTTGCAGAATAATATAGTTCAAGATTTTATGGAAAGTTTAATGGACACTCAAAAAATACTTATGAGCATCCAAACAAATGtggaaaaatctaaaatgAATATTGCTTA TTTAGAAAACAACAAAACTGGCTTGGAAAAAATGGCAAGCGCCTGTCAAAATGCTATAGAAAATGTTGATATTCATCCCACTTATAAAAAGGAAATTGAAATCACCAAGAGAATATTCAATGAAGTAAAAACCGATTTG TTCACTTTAGTGAATACGATTTTCCCGGACAATTCGGGCTTCAGCATTGTGTTGGCT GACATAACTAAAGCATACACACAAGGAGGGGATGATGTTTACATCAATGTTGAGCCAGAAAATCTAGTTTTTGCCAAATTCCTTGTCGAAGCTGATATAGCGGTATACCATCGCAATGAtagaagtaaaataaaaatgaccgAGCTGCTCTAG
- the LOC122413735 gene encoding vacuolar protein sorting-associated protein 37A-like produces MISRIFRGETENVAAKRKRQIDTLKIFNDNVSELREDVEYQVQFDAASRRMAITVELSPEFPWEKPVLRVSPPITHPWCNEHSEITSAPGLLNFTVHSDLGRVVQAIIREFSKNPPQLQEDVASASVVTHRDLQERASPSYGLQRYLELPSTSYNSYYNSQYPQFSSPNTNASAYDYNYTNSIVTDGQAAQGYNSGSHHSTYVTNCSSNSLHNASTAQYSSDRHATSYMNSQYVNNANYVQSMHGQTQRKTPQSLVFPELNNLSNEELRKLGEDEDSMINFLEQHTQLKDFNASVDEHIDAVEKIASENLSKETDLKDLQAEVAEKIETVTVLKARYDNLIQHYNKLSVVFTPDHIKECLKQAADESHEESEKIAQDFLNRKIDVERFLSTYIECRKLGQARRTKEEKLAHQLNELKRAGY; encoded by the exons ATGATATCACGAATATTCCGTGGAGAAACTGAAAATGTCGCGGCAAAGAGAAAGCGTCAGATTGacacattaaaaattttcaacgacaa tgtATCAGAGTTGAGAGAAGATGTGGAATATCAGGTTCAGTTTGATGCAGCGTCCAGGCGTATGGCTATTACAGTCGAATTATCGCCCGAATTTCCATGGGAAAAGCCTGTACTCAGAGTTTCACCACCGATAACGCATCCTTGGTGCAATGAGCACAGTGAGATAACAAGTGCACCAGGTCTCCTGAAT TTCACAGTACACAGTGATCTTGGACGAGTAGTGCAGGCAATAATAAGGGAATTCAGTAAGAATCCACCGCAATTACAGGAAGATGTAGCTTCAGCGTCCGTAGTCACTCACAGAG ATTTGCAAGAAAGAGCCTCGCCGTCATACGGTCTTCAACGTTATCTCGAGTTGCCGTCCACCTCATACAATTCATATTACAACTCGCAGTATCCCCAATTTTCATCTCCGAATACAAACGCTTCCGCTTACGATTATAATTATACGAATTCGATCGTTACCGATGGTCAAGCAGCTCAGGGATACAACTCTGGCTCACATCACTCTACTTACGTCACTAACTGTAGTAGCAATTCGCTTCACAACGCGAGTACCGCACAATACTCGTCGGACCGTCACGCAACGTCTTATATGAATTCGCAATATGTTAACAACGCGAATTACGTACAATCAATGCACGGTCAGACTCAAAGGAAAACACCACAGAGTCTCGTGTTTCCAGAACTTAATAACCTCTCCAACGAGGAATTGAGAAAACTCGGAGAAGACGAAGACTCCATGATCAATTTTTTGGAACAACACACTCAGCTCAAGGACTTTAATGCCTCGGTTGATGAACATATCGATGCTGTCGAAAAAATTGCCA GTGAAAATCTTTCAAAAGAGACGGATCTGAAGGACTTACAAGCGGAAGTagcagaaaaaattgaaacagttACAGTACTGAAAGCTCGGTACGATAACCTAATACAGCACTACAATAAACTTTCCGTGGTATTTACACCCGATCACATAAAGGAGTGTTTGAAGCAAGCTGCCGACGAAAGCCACGAGGAAAGTGAGAAAATAGCCCAAGATTTTTTAAACCGCAAAATCGACGTTGAACGTTTTCTCAGTACGTATATAGAGTGTCGAAAGCTCGGTCAGGCAAGACGTACGAAGGAAGAAAAGTTGGCTCATCAACTGAACGAGTTGAAACGAGCTGGCTATTGA
- the Arp8 gene encoding actin-related protein 8, translating into MPVFQETCAEQIQAQTVIIIHPGSQNLRMGRASDLNPCTILNAIARRRKPGGTVYQDASLPSLVSRTKELTQAMEESRLQVSHTLQSCLQSDGRRRYATPPQQIAAFNRRSNPEIGSASVEEWIKTERDEIFGDDILHLNPQEDFNVHFPYRRGELNVHSGPGGSLRAVLADLKAIWEYVLTARLNIPLKDLRHYRAILIIPDIYNRLYLKELTTLMLCEIGFGGCFLLQDHVAATFGAGLGYACVIDVGDQKTSVSCVEDGISHRNTRVRMDYGGGDITQTFYWLLQKCAFPYKNCEPSNRLDALLLSQMKQDFCHVDLNVCGSQEKTFVVRKPKQPTEKYTLQVGDECLVAPLSLFQPELFKVTGPHVVHVQKRSMGDSEDPHDENYLRETSRRGIKENLEQTLEMQEEVTTPAVAGEEEVVVDAVDSAPAALSNRDLDAPRDFVVGPQQSLGLDHAVLQSIDRCPTDDLKRKMYSCVLVVGSGMKFQGIGMWLHNRISLQIPYMYRAEQLDIITQPKEMDPGMTTWKGAAILSCLESAQELWIEKQEWERIGVRILRERAPFIW; encoded by the exons ATGCCCGTATTTCAAGAAACATGTGCCGAA cAAATTCAGGCGCAAACtgtaataataattcacccaGGATCGCAGAATTTGAGGATGGGTCGTGCATCGGATTTGAATCCTTGCACGATTTTGAATGCAATTGCGAGAAGACGAAAACCCGGAGGAACTGTATACCAAGATGCATCTCTCCCCAGCTTGGTCTCTCGG acCAAAGAGCTAACACAAGCGATGGAAGAGTCGAGGCTTCAAGTTTCACACACACTGCAGTCATGTTTACAATCTGACGGTCGTAGACGATATGCCACACCGCCACAACAAATTGCTGCATTTAATCGAAGGTCTAATCCCGAGATCGGCTCAGCTTCTGTAGAGGAATGGATAAAAACAGAACGCGATGAAATCTTTGGAGACGATATACTTCATCTAAATCCACAGGAGGACTTTAACGTTCACTTTCCCTATAGACGTGGAGAATTGAATGTACATTCTGGCCCTGGTGGGAGCTTGCGAGCTGTTCTTGCCGACCTTAAAGCCATTTGGGAATATGTATTGACTGCCAGATTGAATATTCCACTAAAGGATCTCAGGCACTACAGAGCAATTCTCATTATTCCAGATATATACAACAGACTTTATTTGAAAGAATTGACTACTCTTATGCTCTGTGAAATTGGGTTTGGCGGATGTTTTTTATTGCAA GATCATGTTGCTGCAACATTTGGTGCGGGTTTGGGTTATGCGTGTGTGATAGATGTGGGTGATCAAAAGACTTCAGTATCGTGCGTCGAGGATGGTATTTCTCATAGGAACACGAGAGTGCGTATGGACTATGGTGGTGGTGATATTACACAGACATTCTATTGGCTACTGCAGAAGTGCGCGTTTCCCTACAAAAATTGTGAACCTTCCAACAGATTGGATGCATTACTTCTTAGTCAGATGAAACAAGATTTTTGTCACGTCGACTTGAATGTCTGTGGATCgcaagaaaaaacgtttgtcgTTAGGAAGCCTAAACAACCCACTGAAAAATATACACTTCAG GTCGGTGATGAGTGCCTGGTAGCACCCCTCAGTCTTTTTCAGCCTGAACTCTTCAAAGTTACGGGACCCCATGTAGTTCACGTACAAAAGAGATCAATGGGTGATTCTGAAGATCCTCACGACGAGAATTATCTACGAGAGACGAGT agaaggggaataaaagaaaatttagaaCAGACACTTGAGATGCAAGAAGAAGTGACTACACCAGCTGTCGCTGGTGAGGAAGAGGTTGTCGTGGATGCTGTGGATTCAGCGCCTGCTGCCTTATCGAATAGAGATCTCGACGCACCGAGAGATTTCGTTGTCGGTCCTCAACAGTCTTTGGGACTGGACCACGCAGTTTTACAAAGTATCGACCGATGTC CGACTGatgatttgaaaagaaaaatgtacagCTGCGTTTTGGTCGTTGGTTCTGGAATGAAATTCCAAGGAATAGGAATGTGGCTCCACAATAGGATTTCACTTCAAATTCCTTACATGTACAGGGCAG AACAATTGGACATAATAACACAGCCGAAGGAGATGGATCCAGGAATGACAACATGGAAAGGTGCAGCGATTCTGAGTTGTCTTGAATCTGCACAAGAATTATGGATTGAGAAACAGGAATGGGAACGCATTGGTGTGAGAATTTTGAGAGAAAGAGCTCCTTTCATATGGTAA